A portion of the Aphanothece sacrum FPU1 genome contains these proteins:
- a CDS encoding DUF1702 family protein: MFIILAISTPFLKSQEKSTFAPSLVDKLRQTLLSISLEEATFAKRGFQETNAKTQQHLETIGKTFLQGYQTAIAFNDPSGVIAQINQIEAEYRGFAFEGAAMGLALLDRLTPWNSRRIEQYLIDEGQNHIYMTYVGIGWLLARLPGGIQSYLTELEKAQVRSLGNWDICPTSPHSLTPSHPHSLLGWLSIDGYGFHQGYFHWRDYIQGIKPPKNLSGYSCRVFDQGLGRSLWFVKGADLNAIQQAIAQFQPHRRADLWSGIGLACGYAGGMENHAIASLKEAAKPYYPELAQGVAFAAKTRIRAGNLTEHTEIAAQILCGMSAQQAADITDDTLTGLSYGETVPVYEQWRQGIQKHFI, from the coding sequence ATGTTTATCATTCTAGCAATTTCAACACCATTTCTCAAGAGTCAGGAGAAGTCTACATTTGCACCTTCATTGGTGGATAAATTACGACAAACCCTGTTAAGCATTTCCCTTGAAGAAGCAACCTTTGCTAAACGGGGGTTTCAAGAGACGAATGCCAAGACACAACAGCATTTAGAAACCATTGGTAAGACCTTTTTACAGGGATATCAAACAGCGATCGCCTTTAATGATCCTAGTGGTGTTATTGCCCAAATTAATCAAATAGAGGCAGAATACCGGGGTTTTGCTTTTGAAGGGGCTGCTATGGGGTTAGCCTTATTAGATCGCCTCACTCCTTGGAATTCTAGGAGAATTGAACAATATTTAATAGATGAAGGTCAAAACCACATTTATATGACTTATGTGGGCATTGGATGGCTATTAGCGCGGCTTCCTGGGGGCATTCAATCCTATTTAACTGAACTAGAAAAGGCACAGGTTAGAAGTCTGGGAAACTGGGATATTTGCCCTACTTCTCCTCACTCCCTCACCCCCTCACACCCTCACTCCCTACTGGGTTGGTTATCCATAGACGGGTATGGGTTTCATCAAGGATATTTTCATTGGCGAGACTATATACAAGGCATTAAACCACCGAAAAACCTGTCAGGGTATAGCTGTCGCGTCTTTGATCAAGGTTTAGGTAGAAGTCTTTGGTTTGTCAAAGGGGCTGATCTTAATGCCATTCAACAAGCGATCGCTCAATTTCAACCTCATAGACGGGCTGATTTATGGAGTGGTATCGGTTTAGCTTGTGGTTATGCAGGTGGTATGGAAAACCATGCTATAGCCAGTTTAAAAGAGGCAGCGAAACCTTATTATCCAGAATTAGCTCAAGGGGTGGCTTTTGCGGCTAAAACACGCATTAGAGCTGGAAATTTAACCGAACATACGGAAATAGCGGCTCAGATTTTATGTGGAATGTCAGCCCAACAAGCAGCCGATATTACGGATGACACCTTAACAGGATTATCCTACGGCGAAACTGTTCCGGTTTATGAACAGTGGCGGCAAGGGATTCAAAAGCACTTTATTTAA
- a CDS encoding non-ribosomal peptide synthetase — translation MVTSNKSHKNKDIEAIYPLSPTQEGMLFHTLYNPDSNLYFDQFCLKIQGELDIIAFQEGWQTILDRHPILRTVFIWKNRKTPLQIVRKQVKLPWINHDWRNLSQQDQESCLKVFLEADRKQGVNTDKAPLMRCNLIQINDNTYQLIWSFHHLLCDGWSWPIIFQEIFIIYQAIKQGKSDNLASPRPYQDYINWLQKQNKSLAETFWRKTLKGFTIPTPLREDKLDKKTDKTYNILRKNLSASLTSQLKSFATQNHLTLSTLVQAAWALLLSRYSGEKDIVFGTVVSGRTSTLSGIESIVGLFINTLPTRIKIPKETKILPWLSQIQEQHIESEQYSYSSLVDIKGWSDISRDESLFETILAFENYPATAIAENLPDGLKIIEMEDIGQTNYPLVVRAIPFSEMALMINYEENSFDATTIDRMLCHLQTLLEEIVINPDRCHKDVSILTKAERQMILNEWNNTLSLSPITQCVHQLFEKQVSQNPNAVAVVYKNELLTYQQLNEKANQLAHYLHYLGVKPDSFVAICLDRSLDIAIAILGILKAGGACVPIDPKYPEERINFILENSKTDIVLTQESFQSMLSKDLVKHLIILEDQWEEISQESCQNLTIEINHHHLAYLIYTSGSTGIPKGVAVPHRSLTNLVEHHRDKMLTGCKVLQFASFSFDVSYHEMVAAWCFGGTLYIASEETRLDLDKLVKLLADNSIEKAILPVTLWQQIAELYGDKIHLFKNLKEAIAAGEQLQITPPMIALFKQLDNCRFYNFYGPSEADLVTVYAFDIYPEKWPFYPPIGKPAVNVKVYLLNEDLQPVPLGSTGELYVSGSGLARGYFNRPELTTEKFIPNPFCQDNQFDFYLYKTGDLARYLPDGNIEFIGRMDDRVKIRGYSVELGELEAVLNQHPGLSQATVKVYGKKATDKYLCAYFVPLKTETITIEALRSFLEKQLPEYMIPSVFMSMEYLPLTSNGKVDRRKLPEPTTNRPELIQKYVAPNTPTEEILTAIWQDILGLTKIGINDNFFSLGGHSLLVTQVMALIRKTFNIELPIRSLFDSPTIASLAQNIEKQNNNKISEPIIAISRQLGNNQLIPISLTQFELWFFDQFYPENSVYNLPLVYQIQGKLNISILEKSLKEIVKRHQILRTNFIYKDGQVFQRIPLETETSLDFSIVNLELLSQEEQEQVSQQLLSEEMAQSFDLEKGSLFRSKVFQLSNDDYLFIVTMHHIVSDGLSFGIFIRELSVIYEAFSKDQPSSLPDLPIQYADFSLWQWQSRNQQFWESHLNFWKQYIGVNPPILNLPTDYPRTEKRTFKGATYPVTISLELTRALKIVSQQEQATLYMTLLSAFQTLLFYYTQQEDIIVGGIIANRNRAEIQDLIGFFVNLFPIYANFGGNPSFRDLLRQIREATLEIYAHQEIPFIELIEHLKPIRDSRYLLLTQVMFLFHNSSKPDLKLANLTLKEQFFETNIEQEDTAEFDLTMSLEETDEGVKGYLVYKSDLFAQKTIIKMSNYFQELLKNIVANPDQKIADLFSFYEQTSMALNSLASSRQNIETINVIEPRNFTEQMLVDIWKEVLELEQVGIKQNFFELGGTSQKLLQIMNKLNQKMQKNIPLHYFFEQPTIADLAKILLLTDSIDSNFY, via the coding sequence ATGGTCACTTCAAATAAATCTCACAAAAATAAAGATATCGAAGCTATTTATCCCCTGTCTCCAACCCAGGAAGGAATGTTATTTCATACTCTTTATAATCCTGATTCTAATCTTTATTTTGATCAATTCTGTTTGAAAATTCAAGGGGAACTTGATATTATAGCTTTTCAGGAAGGTTGGCAAACAATATTAGATAGACATCCTATATTAAGAACGGTATTTATCTGGAAAAATCGGAAAACTCCCCTTCAGATTGTGCGAAAACAAGTAAAATTACCTTGGATTAATCATGATTGGAGAAATCTATCACAACAAGATCAAGAAAGCTGTCTTAAGGTTTTTCTAGAAGCAGATAGAAAGCAAGGTGTTAACACAGATAAAGCTCCGTTAATGCGGTGTAACCTAATTCAAATTAATGATAATACTTATCAACTAATTTGGAGTTTTCATCATCTTCTGTGTGATGGATGGAGTTGGCCTATTATTTTTCAGGAAATATTTATTATTTATCAAGCCATTAAGCAAGGAAAATCTGATAATTTAGCTAGTCCTCGTCCCTATCAAGACTATATTAATTGGCTACAAAAACAAAATAAATCTTTGGCTGAAACCTTTTGGAGAAAGACATTAAAAGGATTTACTATTCCTACTCCTTTAAGAGAAGATAAATTAGATAAAAAAACCGATAAAACTTATAATATTCTTCGGAAAAATTTATCAGCTTCATTAACAAGTCAATTAAAATCTTTTGCCACTCAAAACCATCTCACTTTGTCCACCTTAGTTCAAGCCGCTTGGGCTTTATTATTGAGCCGTTATAGTGGAGAAAAAGATATTGTTTTTGGCACGGTCGTATCTGGGCGCACTTCTACTTTATCAGGAATAGAATCTATCGTAGGGTTATTTATTAATACCCTACCTACCAGAATTAAAATACCTAAAGAGACAAAAATTTTACCCTGGTTAAGCCAAATTCAAGAGCAACATATTGAGAGTGAACAATATTCTTATAGTTCTTTAGTCGATATTAAAGGATGGAGTGATATATCTAGAGATGAGTCATTATTTGAGACAATTCTTGCTTTTGAAAATTATCCTGCTACCGCTATAGCTGAAAACCTTCCTGATGGATTAAAAATCATCGAAATGGAAGATATTGGACAAACTAATTATCCGTTAGTAGTGCGAGCGATTCCTTTTTCTGAAATGGCTTTAATGATTAATTATGAAGAAAATAGTTTTGATGCTACTACCATTGATCGAATGCTTTGTCATCTACAAACTTTGCTAGAAGAAATTGTTATTAATCCTGATCGTTGTCATAAAGATGTGTCGATTTTGACTAAAGCAGAACGACAAATGATATTAAATGAATGGAATAATACCCTTTCTTTGTCTCCTATTACCCAATGTGTTCATCAACTCTTTGAAAAACAAGTTTCACAGAATCCTAATGCAGTAGCAGTTGTCTATAAAAACGAATTATTAACCTATCAACAGTTAAATGAAAAAGCTAATCAATTAGCCCATTATTTACATTATTTAGGAGTTAAACCAGATAGTTTTGTAGCAATTTGTCTTGACCGGTCTTTAGATATTGCTATTGCTATTTTGGGGATTTTAAAAGCTGGAGGTGCTTGTGTTCCGATTGATCCTAAATATCCAGAAGAAAGAATTAATTTTATTTTAGAAAATAGCAAAACCGACATTGTCTTAACTCAAGAATCTTTTCAGTCAATGCTGTCTAAAGATTTGGTAAAGCATTTGATTATATTAGAGGATCAATGGGAGGAAATAAGTCAAGAGTCTTGTCAAAATTTAACGATTGAAATTAATCATCATCATTTAGCGTATCTTATTTACACCTCTGGTTCCACAGGTATTCCTAAAGGGGTTGCTGTTCCCCATCGTTCACTCACCAATTTAGTTGAACATCATCGAGATAAAATGTTAACTGGTTGTAAGGTTCTTCAGTTTGCCTCTTTTAGTTTTGATGTTAGCTATCATGAAATGGTTGCTGCTTGGTGTTTTGGCGGAACCCTATACATTGCTTCGGAAGAAACTCGGTTAGATTTAGATAAATTAGTTAAATTACTTGCTGATAATTCGATTGAGAAAGCTATTCTTCCTGTAACTTTATGGCAACAAATTGCTGAATTATATGGTGATAAAATTCATCTATTTAAGAACTTAAAAGAAGCCATTGCGGCAGGAGAACAATTACAAATAACTCCACCTATGATTGCCTTATTTAAACAATTAGATAATTGTAGATTTTATAATTTTTATGGCCCTTCTGAAGCTGATTTAGTAACAGTTTATGCTTTTGATATATACCCTGAAAAATGGCCTTTTTATCCTCCCATTGGTAAACCAGCTGTTAATGTTAAAGTTTATTTATTAAATGAGGATCTACAACCTGTCCCATTAGGTAGTACCGGAGAATTGTATGTTAGTGGTAGTGGATTAGCCCGTGGTTATTTTAATCGACCAGAATTAACTACTGAAAAATTTATTCCTAATCCTTTTTGTCAAGATAATCAGTTCGATTTCTATCTTTATAAAACAGGAGATTTAGCTCGTTATTTACCCGATGGAAATATTGAATTTATCGGTCGAATGGATGACCGAGTTAAAATTAGAGGTTATAGTGTTGAATTAGGAGAATTAGAAGCTGTATTAAATCAACATCCTGGCCTTAGTCAAGCGACCGTTAAGGTATATGGAAAAAAAGCTACAGATAAATATTTATGTGCATATTTTGTTCCTTTAAAAACTGAAACAATTACTATTGAAGCATTGCGAAGTTTTCTGGAAAAACAACTTCCTGAATATATGATTCCTTCTGTGTTTATGTCGATGGAATATCTTCCATTAACATCCAATGGGAAAGTTGATCGTAGAAAATTGCCTGAACCAACAACAAACCGACCAGAATTAATCCAAAAATATGTTGCACCTAATACACCCACTGAAGAAATATTAACAGCTATTTGGCAAGATATTTTAGGACTCACAAAAATTGGAATTAATGACAACTTTTTTTCCTTGGGAGGACATTCTCTATTAGTTACTCAAGTTATGGCTCTTATTCGTAAGACGTTTAACATAGAGTTACCGATAAGAAGTTTATTTGATTCTCCTACAATTGCCTCATTAGCTCAAAATATTGAAAAGCAGAACAATAATAAGATAAGCGAACCAATTATTGCAATTTCACGACAATTAGGTAATAATCAATTAATTCCCATTTCATTAACTCAGTTTGAGCTTTGGTTTTTTGATCAATTTTATCCAGAAAACTCTGTCTATAATTTACCTTTAGTTTATCAAATTCAAGGCAAGCTTAATATTTCTATTTTAGAAAAAAGCTTAAAAGAAATTGTTAAGCGTCATCAAATTTTACGAACAAATTTTATTTATAAAGATGGACAAGTATTTCAAAGAATTCCCCTTGAAACTGAAACAAGTTTAGATTTTTCAATTGTTAATCTAGAGTTACTTAGTCAAGAAGAACAAGAACAAGTTTCTCAACAATTATTATCTGAGGAAATGGCTCAATCTTTTGATTTAGAAAAGGGTTCATTATTCCGCAGTAAAGTGTTTCAATTATCGAATGATGACTACCTGTTTATTGTTACCATGCACCATATTGTTTCTGATGGCTTGTCATTTGGTATTTTTATTCGAGAATTAAGCGTTATTTACGAGGCTTTTTCTAAGGATCAACCTTCCTCACTCCCTGATTTACCTATTCAATATGCTGATTTTTCCCTTTGGCAATGGCAGTCACGTAATCAACAATTCTGGGAATCACATCTTAATTTTTGGAAACAATATATAGGGGTTAATCCTCCTATTTTAAACCTGCCAACTGATTATCCAAGGACAGAAAAACGAACTTTTAAAGGTGCCACTTATCCAGTTACTATTTCTTTAGAATTAACTAGGGCTTTAAAAATAGTAAGTCAACAAGAACAGGCTACTTTATATATGACTTTGTTATCAGCTTTTCAAACATTATTATTTTATTATACACAACAAGAAGATATTATTGTGGGAGGAATAATTGCCAATCGTAATCGAGCAGAAATACAAGACTTAATCGGATTTTTTGTTAACCTTTTTCCCATTTATGCTAACTTTGGAGGTAATCCTAGTTTTCGGGATTTGCTACGCCAAATTCGTGAAGCTACTTTAGAGATTTATGCCCATCAAGAAATTCCTTTTATAGAATTAATAGAACATTTAAAGCCTATTAGAGACTCCCGATATTTACTACTAACTCAAGTAATGTTTTTGTTTCACAATAGTTCAAAACCAGACTTAAAATTAGCTAATCTTACCCTCAAGGAACAGTTCTTTGAAACCAATATAGAACAAGAAGATACAGCAGAATTTGATTTAACTATGTCTTTAGAAGAAACTGATGAGGGTGTTAAAGGTTATCTTGTTTATAAATCTGATTTATTTGCTCAAAAAACTATCATCAAAATGAGTAACTATTTTCAGGAATTATTAAAAAATATTGTTGCCAATCCTGATCAGAAAATTGCTGACCTTTTTTCTTTTTATGAACAAACATCTATGGCTCTTAATTCGTTAGCTTCTTCAAGGCAAAATATTGAAACAATCAATGTGATTGAACCCAGAAATTTCACAGAACAAATGTTAGTTGATATTTGGAAAGAAGTTTTAGAATTAGAACAAGTAGGTATTAAACAGAACTTTTTTGAATTGGGGGGAACTTCTCAAAAACTGCTTCAAATTATGAATAAACTGAATCAAAAAATGCAGAAAAATATTCCTCTACATTATTTTTTCGAGCAACCTACGATAGCTGATCTAGCAAAAATTCTGCTACTAACGGATTCTATTGATAGTAATTTTTATTGA
- a CDS encoding cupin domain-containing protein, which translates to MLTRNSKETPKREKKMSRFFPQQKIVNVNGQVELLAFQCEDAIVQLASIAPGATFPLHEHQESQIGMIFNDNLEININGNKTIIQSLDHVYVAGANIPHGSKNLLSQTILGFDVKRIIPASVSEENGSEILRVVDAYNKTFGLPCRSVEGPWFEIMITDIPPKKNIPKQQPNLSIMGITLNGKLEIEIATEKQHLTYGNIYYVPAQTSYEVVNVSNQTVSLLEILLKEL; encoded by the coding sequence ATGCTAACCAGAAATTCTAAGGAAACTCCTAAAAGAGAAAAGAAAATGTCTCGATTCTTTCCACAACAAAAAATAGTTAATGTTAATGGACAGGTTGAATTATTAGCCTTTCAATGCGAAGATGCTATCGTTCAATTAGCTTCTATTGCACCAGGGGCTACTTTTCCTCTCCATGAACACCAAGAAAGTCAAATTGGAATGATATTTAATGACAATTTGGAAATTAATATTAATGGAAATAAAACTATTATTCAATCTTTAGATCATGTGTATGTTGCTGGTGCAAATATTCCTCATGGCTCAAAAAATCTTCTATCTCAAACAATATTAGGATTTGATGTCAAACGGATTATTCCTGCCTCTGTATCAGAAGAAAATGGGTCAGAAATTTTACGAGTTGTTGACGCTTATAATAAAACTTTTGGATTACCTTGTCGGTCTGTAGAAGGCCCTTGGTTTGAGATTATGATTACTGACATTCCTCCTAAAAAAAACATTCCGAAACAACAACCGAATTTATCAATAATGGGAATTACTCTGAACGGAAAATTAGAAATTGAAATAGCTACAGAAAAGCAACATTTAACGTACGGAAATATTTATTATGTTCCTGCTCAAACTTCTTATGAAGTAGTTAATGTTAGCAATCAAACTGTTTCCTTACTTGAGATTTTATTAAAGGAGTTATAA
- a CDS encoding PEP-CTERM sorting domain-containing protein: MKILNPPKFVSRSLIGAVGLSAITLIPVKAQAAGGPFNAGPTDDVTQSLGSFQIVVNRKWRHLFVGQPASLYNKKTFTLTSPILFDSNTVIGRSNPHIDGDAADTGGAIVGTAKRIISDSDFSIMPLEFKLPAAREVHTNVESLLLTGGGGFNVRVGSKAPNRPISPGEVQSNATGDDIGNTNFDFPAKSFFNVFAEVDIPGLGTLFNTKALFLRGDDNLMNFPPKVVYLHESSDPVRVYFKSCLPVIRRCTPGQAFGSLTLAGHGIGFNQDDFAEFDFRLTKSARIPVDPREMPEPLTILGSATAMGFGTFFKRKLGKKRQQDKA; the protein is encoded by the coding sequence ATGAAGATTTTAAATCCACCAAAGTTTGTTAGTCGCAGTCTTATTGGGGCTGTGGGGTTAAGTGCGATCACCCTAATTCCAGTAAAAGCACAAGCCGCCGGAGGTCCCTTCAATGCAGGACCTACTGACGATGTAACACAATCTCTAGGCAGTTTCCAGATTGTGGTTAATCGTAAGTGGCGACACCTGTTTGTTGGTCAACCTGCCTCCTTATATAACAAGAAAACCTTTACTTTAACCAGTCCTATTTTGTTTGATTCCAACACCGTCATTGGGCGCAGTAATCCTCATATTGATGGGGATGCTGCTGACACAGGAGGAGCAATCGTAGGTACGGCAAAGAGAATCATCTCTGATAGTGATTTCTCGATTATGCCTCTTGAATTTAAACTTCCTGCTGCTAGAGAAGTTCATACCAATGTTGAGTCATTATTGCTGACCGGTGGCGGAGGATTTAATGTTCGGGTTGGTAGTAAAGCACCGAATCGCCCCATCAGTCCAGGGGAAGTTCAATCCAATGCAACAGGGGATGATATCGGTAATACTAACTTTGATTTTCCTGCCAAGAGTTTTTTCAATGTTTTTGCTGAAGTCGATATTCCCGGTTTGGGAACATTGTTTAATACTAAAGCACTCTTTTTAAGAGGGGACGATAATCTGATGAACTTTCCGCCCAAAGTTGTCTATCTCCATGAAAGTTCAGACCCCGTTCGAGTTTACTTTAAGAGCTGTCTGCCTGTTATTCGTCGCTGTACCCCAGGACAAGCATTTGGTAGTCTTACTTTAGCCGGTCACGGTATTGGCTTTAACCAGGATGATTTTGCTGAATTTGATTTTCGACTCACCAAATCTGCACGTATCCCTGTAGATCCCAGAGAAATGCCTGAACCATTAACAATTTTGGGTTCTGCTACTGCTATGGGTTTCGGCACATTCTTCAAACGGAAATTAGGCAAGAAACGTCAACAAGATAAGGCATAG
- a CDS encoding CRTAC1 family protein, which translates to MRNLKEAIRGYSKHILAFTVIIVLFAFSRLPVLSATEREAIASRFQFTRFPLPEVAGEPYHQLRQVNPSLERHSGWISAVGAAVALNDLDGDGLDNDVCYVEPRNDQVIVAPVPGTGDRYKPFTLSPINLAYDAVTMAPMGCLPGDMNEDGAMDLLVYYWGRTPVAFLNSEVGRGGFLAKIEDSTQINEINPPLHIAKIEDSTQINGINSPLHKGEKISTLLSLNSNSYEAQDIVFTGDKWYTNAATFSDLDGDGHNDLIIGNYFRDNSEIIDPDSTKIEEMQDSMTRAYNGGTNRVLLWQENPENIAYKDVKGIFDQQTLHGWTLGVGTADLDGDLLPEIYFANDFGPDRLLHNRSVPGKIQFAVLQGKKGFTTPNSKVLGHDSFKGMSVDFGDINHDGLLDIYVSNIADEYALEESHFLFTSTGEYDKMKKGIAPYKDQSEPLGVSRSGWGWETKFADFDNDGELEALQATGFRKGEVYRWPELHELALSNDQLLKVSNSWFKFQDGDDLSGHQHNPFFVRAGDGRYYDLAPELGLDEPYVTRGIATADVDGDGDLDFVFANQWDDSYFYRNDSHDTGAFLDLKLLRYSNASISEAIGASVTVGLPDGRKLVAQVDGGNGHSGVRSSRLHFGLGKVSVDAALPVEVQWRDIEGQPQHTSLLLSPGSHTVRLGETTKIASSKS; encoded by the coding sequence ATGAGAAACTTAAAAGAAGCCATCCGAGGCTATAGCAAGCATATCTTAGCTTTTACCGTTATTATTGTCTTATTTGCCTTTTCTCGTCTTCCTGTCCTCTCGGCCACTGAAAGGGAGGCGATCGCTTCTAGATTCCAATTTACTCGTTTTCCCTTACCAGAAGTAGCAGGGGAACCCTATCATCAGCTTCGTCAAGTAAATCCTAGTTTAGAACGTCATTCTGGTTGGATTTCGGCGGTAGGGGCGGCTGTTGCCCTAAATGATCTTGATGGGGATGGGTTAGATAATGATGTTTGTTATGTGGAACCACGTAATGATCAAGTCATTGTTGCACCAGTACCAGGGACGGGCGATCGCTATAAACCCTTTACTTTGTCTCCTATTAATTTAGCCTATGATGCTGTAACGATGGCACCTATGGGTTGTTTACCAGGGGATATGAATGAAGATGGGGCCATGGATCTCTTGGTTTATTATTGGGGACGCACTCCGGTTGCTTTTTTGAATTCAGAAGTCGGTAGGGGCGGGTTTTTGGCAAAAATTGAGGATTCAACACAGATAAATGAGATTAACCCGCCCTTACACATAGCAAAAATTGAGGATTCAACACAAATAAATGGGATAAACTCGCCCTTACACAAAGGTGAAAAAATTTCAACTTTATTGAGTCTTAATAGTAATAGTTATGAGGCTCAAGATATTGTTTTTACCGGGGATAAATGGTATACAAATGCCGCTACTTTTTCTGATTTAGATGGGGATGGACACAATGATTTAATTATTGGTAATTACTTCCGTGATAACTCAGAAATTATTGATCCTGATAGCACGAAAATAGAAGAAATGCAAGATTCTATGACCCGTGCATATAATGGTGGAACAAATAGAGTTTTATTGTGGCAAGAAAATCCTGAAAATATTGCTTATAAAGATGTCAAAGGTATTTTTGATCAACAGACACTTCATGGCTGGACATTGGGGGTAGGAACGGCTGATTTAGATGGAGACTTATTACCAGAAATCTACTTTGCTAATGATTTTGGGCCAGATCGATTGTTACATAATCGCTCGGTTCCTGGCAAAATTCAATTTGCTGTCTTACAAGGAAAGAAAGGGTTTACCACGCCTAATTCTAAAGTATTGGGTCATGATTCTTTTAAAGGAATGAGTGTAGATTTTGGCGATATTAATCATGATGGCTTATTAGATATATATGTCAGTAACATTGCTGATGAATATGCTTTAGAAGAAAGTCATTTTCTCTTTACAAGCACAGGAGAATATGATAAGATGAAAAAAGGAATAGCACCTTATAAAGATCAAAGTGAACCATTAGGAGTATCTCGTAGTGGTTGGGGTTGGGAAACCAAATTTGCTGACTTTGATAACGATGGAGAATTAGAAGCTTTACAAGCGACTGGTTTTCGTAAAGGAGAGGTTTACCGTTGGCCAGAATTACATGAATTAGCATTAAGCAATGATCAATTATTAAAAGTATCTAATAGTTGGTTTAAATTCCAAGACGGAGATGATTTAAGTGGTCATCAACATAACCCCTTCTTTGTCCGTGCTGGGGATGGTCGTTACTATGATTTAGCCCCAGAATTAGGGTTAGATGAGCCTTATGTGACGCGCGGTATTGCGACTGCCGATGTTGATGGAGATGGGGACTTAGACTTCGTTTTTGCCAACCAATGGGACGATTCCTATTTCTATCGCAATGATAGTCATGACACAGGGGCATTTTTAGATTTAAAACTATTGCGCTATAGTAACGCTTCTATTTCTGAGGCGATCGGTGCTTCTGTAACCGTAGGTTTACCTGATGGCCGCAAGTTAGTGGCCCAAGTAGACGGAGGAAATGGACATTCCGGTGTGAGAAGTTCTCGGTTGCACTTTGGCTTAGGAAAAGTGAGTGTAGATGCTGCCTTACCTGTTGAGGTGCAGTGGCGCGATATAGAGGGACAACCCCAGCACACAAGTTTGTTGTTATCACCAGGAAGCCATACAGTGCGCCTGGGAGAAACGACAAAAATCGCTTCTAGCAAAAGCTAG
- a CDS encoding SDR family oxidoreductase → MDLGLTKKIALVTGASAGIGFAIAEQMAKEGCHLIICGRHSKNLEKAHQALLNFQGEIMSVIADVQQESDSRNLVQKALEKFGKIDILINNSEGASFSGDLIENISDEAWKNTFEGKLMGYIRMTNLVLPSMKNQQWGRIINVIGTSGKEPSSRLIKSGVANAGLINFTKALATEVAKFNILVTGINPGIIDTPRHRQYLEINANKQGTTIDFIREKIIKNIPIERIGNSHEIANLVTFLSSECASYITGVTIPVDGGLSTAAF, encoded by the coding sequence ATGGATTTAGGATTAACTAAAAAAATCGCTCTAGTGACAGGAGCTAGTGCAGGAATTGGTTTTGCTATCGCTGAACAAATGGCAAAGGAAGGATGTCATTTAATAATTTGTGGGAGACATAGTAAAAATCTAGAGAAAGCGCATCAAGCATTACTTAATTTTCAGGGAGAAATCATGAGTGTCATAGCGGATGTTCAGCAAGAATCTGATTCTCGTAATCTGGTTCAAAAAGCCTTAGAAAAGTTTGGAAAAATTGATATTTTAATTAATAATTCAGAAGGAGCTAGTTTTTCAGGAGACTTAATAGAAAATATTTCAGATGAAGCATGGAAAAACACATTTGAAGGAAAATTAATGGGCTACATACGCATGACTAATTTAGTTTTGCCAAGTATGAAAAATCAACAATGGGGACGTATTATTAATGTTATTGGAACATCTGGTAAAGAACCATCATCTCGTTTAATTAAATCAGGAGTTGCTAATGCAGGGTTAATTAATTTCACTAAAGCATTAGCAACTGAAGTAGCTAAATTTAATATTTTAGTAACGGGTATTAATCCTGGTATTATTGATACTCCAAGACATAGACAATATTTAGAAATTAATGCTAACAAACAAGGTACAACTATTGATTTTATTCGAGAAAAGATAATCAAAAACATCCCCATTGAGCGTATTGGAAATTCTCATGAAATCGCCAATCTTGTCACTTTTTTGTCCTCAGAATGTGCTAGTTATATAACAGGGGTAACGATTCCTGTAGATGGTGGTTTATCCACAGCAGCTTTCTAG